A window of Thermosynechococcus sp. NK55a contains these coding sequences:
- a CDS encoding NAD(P)/FAD-dependent oxidoreductase, with translation MQQLLYLEVPTPHTAAVIHWLHHTFAPSMGTIAPKPTGGCWQVPETATELAIFLWSLQRTTYLKVMRWGERPFPQERACLQHLQRELRLAFPLQAEEPPPWPAGQSIFEALADRYPLTVKYFQRMPQGEADLERVYWWEQRWRQGLQQPTPPVPVVHRVTTPCDPPTYDLVYVGGALGVVHAAVMARLGYRVLLMERLPFGRMNREWNISRLEFQSLIDLGLFTAAEFESLIAREYRDGFNKFFDATSPIHCRAPVLHTPTVLNIALDSAKFLHLCGEKLRQAGGEIWDWTEFKTATIHPNGVVLQTQHRQTQEQRQAIARVLIDAMGTASPIARQLNGGRAYDSVCPTVGAIVKGIAPEVWDGDYGDVLFSHGDISRGRQLIWELFPGSGEERTIYLFHYHHIHREFPGSLLELYEDFFTILPEYRRCDLDQLTWVKPTFGYIPGYFSHHRSDRAVAFDRVLAIGDAASLQSPLVFTGFGSLVRNLPRLTDLLDTALRHDLVQQPFLNQIRAYQSNTAVTWLFSRGMMVPSDRPLPPERVNAMLNTFFGILGQESPELADRFIKDRAGWLPFNRMALRAAWQNPGLLWWIYEMVGLWDLLRWLQSYLSFSLDALYHALFGFWLPPLIRRCQPWLEPLAPQLWFWLLVQSYALTYSVGQPRFDRSLTLLPTPRVDQAVSPR, from the coding sequence ATGCAACAACTGTTATACCTTGAGGTACCCACTCCCCATACCGCAGCGGTCATTCACTGGCTGCACCACACTTTTGCGCCCTCCATGGGCACCATTGCGCCAAAACCCACTGGGGGATGTTGGCAGGTTCCCGAAACCGCAACGGAACTCGCCATTTTCCTGTGGAGCTTACAGCGAACTACATACCTCAAGGTGATGCGCTGGGGAGAGCGGCCTTTCCCCCAAGAGCGCGCCTGTCTCCAACACCTTCAGCGGGAGCTGCGTTTGGCCTTCCCCCTCCAGGCCGAGGAGCCGCCCCCTTGGCCGGCTGGTCAGAGCATTTTTGAGGCCTTGGCCGATCGCTATCCCCTGACGGTGAAATACTTTCAACGTATGCCCCAAGGTGAGGCGGATCTAGAGCGCGTCTATTGGTGGGAGCAACGCTGGCGCCAAGGTCTCCAACAGCCTACCCCCCCTGTCCCTGTTGTGCACAGGGTAACAACCCCCTGTGATCCCCCTACCTATGACCTGGTTTATGTGGGTGGTGCTTTGGGGGTTGTCCATGCGGCGGTGATGGCGCGGTTGGGCTATCGGGTTCTGCTGATGGAGCGGTTGCCCTTTGGCCGCATGAATCGGGAGTGGAATATCTCCCGCCTGGAATTTCAGAGCCTGATTGATCTGGGGCTATTTACCGCCGCGGAGTTTGAAAGCCTGATTGCCCGCGAGTACCGTGATGGCTTTAACAAGTTCTTTGATGCCACCAGCCCTATCCATTGTCGGGCACCGGTACTGCACACCCCAACCGTTCTTAACATTGCCCTCGACTCGGCCAAATTCCTGCATCTGTGCGGTGAGAAACTGCGCCAAGCGGGCGGTGAGATTTGGGATTGGACAGAATTTAAAACAGCCACAATTCATCCCAATGGTGTGGTTTTGCAAACCCAGCACCGCCAAACCCAAGAACAGCGACAGGCGATCGCTCGCGTCCTCATTGATGCCATGGGTACTGCCTCGCCAATTGCCCGGCAACTGAACGGCGGTCGTGCCTATGATAGTGTTTGTCCAACGGTGGGGGCGATTGTTAAGGGTATTGCTCCGGAAGTGTGGGACGGGGATTATGGCGATGTGCTCTTTAGCCACGGCGATATTTCGCGAGGACGGCAACTCATTTGGGAGCTGTTTCCGGGGTCAGGCGAAGAGCGCACCATTTACCTGTTTCACTACCACCACATCCACCGCGAGTTTCCCGGCTCTCTCCTAGAACTCTACGAAGACTTCTTTACAATCTTGCCAGAGTACCGCCGCTGCGATTTAGATCAACTGACTTGGGTAAAGCCGACATTTGGTTACATCCCCGGCTACTTTAGCCACCACCGGAGCGATCGCGCCGTGGCATTTGATCGCGTCTTGGCCATTGGCGATGCCGCCTCACTGCAATCTCCTTTAGTATTCACCGGTTTTGGCTCGCTGGTGCGCAACCTGCCACGCTTGACGGATCTGCTGGATACTGCCCTGCGTCATGACCTTGTGCAACAGCCCTTCCTCAACCAAATTCGCGCCTATCAGAGCAATACCGCGGTGACGTGGCTCTTTTCACGGGGAATGATGGTGCCCAGCGATCGCCCCCTGCCCCCCGAGCGGGTCAATGCCATGCTCAACACCTTTTTTGGCATTCTTGGGCAGGAATCTCCGGAATTGGCCGATCGCTTTATCAAAGACCGTGCCGGTTGGCTACCCTTTAACCGCATGGCGCTGCGAGCTGCCTGGCAAAATCCCGGTCTCCTCTGGTGGATCTACGAAATGGTGGGGCTTTGGGATCTGCTGCGCTGGCTGCAAAGCTACCTCAGTTTTAGCTTGGATGCCCTGTACCATGCCCTCTTTGGGTTCTGGCTGCCCCCCTTGATCCGCCGTTGTCAGCCCTGGCTGGAGCCCCTGGCGCCGCAGTTGTGGTTTTGGCTTTTGGTACAAAGCTATGCCCTGACTTACTCTGTGGGGCAACCCCGCTTTGATCGTTCTTTGACACTGCTGCCAACCCCTAGAGTTGATCAAGCCGTTTCCCCTCGCTAA
- the ruvC gene encoding crossover junction endodeoxyribonuclease RuvC has protein sequence MRILGLDPGLATLGYGCIEVHRDTCQVWDFGVITTPADLPTGDRLQSLYNDLHTLIPTLQPDVVALERLFFYKMSHTIGVAQARGVILLVLSQLHCPLLELTPPQVKQALTGYGNASKIEVQQAVQRELHLSTLPQPDDAADALAIALTASRHCGHIDG, from the coding sequence GTGCGCATTCTGGGCCTCGACCCCGGCCTAGCTACCCTTGGCTATGGGTGTATTGAGGTGCACAGGGACACCTGCCAAGTGTGGGATTTTGGTGTAATTACTACCCCCGCCGATCTGCCTACGGGCGATCGCCTCCAAAGTCTCTATAACGATCTGCACACGCTAATTCCCACCCTCCAGCCAGATGTAGTGGCTTTGGAGCGGCTCTTTTTCTACAAAATGAGCCATACCATTGGGGTTGCCCAAGCACGGGGGGTAATTCTTTTGGTCCTGAGCCAATTGCACTGTCCACTGCTAGAACTCACGCCCCCCCAAGTGAAGCAAGCCCTCACCGGCTATGGCAATGCCAGCAAAATAGAGGTGCAGCAGGCGGTGCAACGGGAACTCCATCTCAGCACCCTGCCCCAGCCCGATGATGCCGCTGATGCCCTAGCGATCGCCCTCACGGCCAGTCGTCACTGCGGCCACATCGACGGTTGA
- a CDS encoding NAD(P)/FAD-dependent oxidoreductase, with protein sequence MIRESAVRSEICILGGGFGGLYTALRLAQFPWSSPLGITLVDHSDRFVFTPLLYELITGELEAWEIAPPFVELLRDTPVVFHQGTVTTIDLQEKTVHLSKGDPFTYEKLVLALGGETPKSPIPGGAEYALTFRTLSDAYRLEEALQRCEHSDRDRIRVVVVGAGPSGVELACKLAERLGSRGRIRLVDRNTEILKSSPEFNRKAARRALEDRGVWIDLETTPVAVTSDRISLQYKDRVDELPVDIVLWTVGTAVSPVIAALDLPKTATGRLQVAPTLQVVDHPDIFALGDAADAVDEQGQPIPHTAQAAFQQADYAAWNLWASLSDRPLLPCRYSHLGEMLTLGRDRAALAGLGLTLDGPLAYLARRLAYLYRMPTLEHQLKVGLNWLAKPFLDLLTTIAS encoded by the coding sequence ATGATCAGGGAATCAGCGGTGAGAAGCGAAATTTGCATTCTAGGTGGTGGGTTCGGTGGGCTTTATACAGCCCTCCGCTTGGCGCAATTCCCGTGGTCTTCCCCCCTAGGGATCACCCTTGTGGATCACAGCGATCGCTTTGTATTTACGCCCCTGCTTTACGAACTGATTACGGGGGAGCTAGAGGCCTGGGAAATTGCCCCTCCCTTTGTGGAGCTGCTGCGGGATACACCAGTGGTCTTTCATCAGGGAACGGTGACCACTATTGATCTCCAGGAAAAAACCGTTCACCTCAGCAAGGGCGACCCCTTCACCTATGAAAAACTCGTTCTCGCCCTAGGGGGTGAAACCCCGAAAAGCCCTATCCCCGGTGGGGCGGAGTACGCCTTGACGTTCCGTACCCTCAGTGACGCCTACCGCCTTGAAGAAGCGCTGCAACGGTGCGAGCACTCTGATCGCGATCGCATCCGCGTTGTCGTTGTTGGTGCTGGTCCGAGTGGGGTGGAATTGGCCTGTAAACTGGCGGAGCGACTGGGAAGCCGAGGTCGCATTCGGCTGGTGGATCGCAACACAGAGATCCTGAAGTCCTCCCCTGAATTTAATCGCAAGGCGGCCCGCCGTGCCCTCGAAGATCGTGGCGTTTGGATTGATCTAGAGACCACGCCAGTTGCTGTAACTAGCGATCGCATTTCGCTGCAATACAAAGACCGGGTGGACGAGTTGCCCGTGGACATTGTTCTTTGGACCGTTGGCACAGCCGTTTCGCCGGTGATTGCGGCCCTTGATTTGCCCAAAACTGCCACCGGTCGGCTCCAGGTGGCGCCCACACTGCAAGTGGTTGATCACCCCGATATTTTTGCCCTTGGGGATGCGGCGGATGCGGTGGATGAACAGGGACAACCCATTCCCCATACGGCACAGGCGGCTTTTCAGCAGGCGGACTATGCTGCTTGGAACCTTTGGGCCAGTCTCAGCGATCGCCCGCTACTTCCCTGTCGTTACTCCCACCTGGGCGAAATGCTCACCCTCGGCCGCGATCGCGCTGCATTGGCCGGCCTAGGACTGACCCTTGATGGCCCCCTCGCCTACTTGGCGCGGCGACTGGCCTACCTCTACCGCATGCCCACCCTCGAACATCAACTGAAGGTGGGGTTGAACTGGCTGGCCAAGCCCTTTTTGGATCTCCTGACCACCATCGCTAGTTAG
- a CDS encoding HAD family hydrolase, with product MHPLDPPQLITLDAVGTLFGLQESVGTVYGRFAAEVGVQVDPAALDVAFFKAFKAAPPCAFPELEVSQRAEAELRWWQGVAAETFRRAGVLDQFVDFETFFAPVFAYYATAEPWCLYEDVLPALENWQAQDIPLMVVSNFDSRLYGVLEALGLARFFQAVWISSEVGAAKPDRLIFERAVASYGASQVWHIGDSWEGDVRGAQGAGLQAIWLRRDRPLLPEPALNEPLAVPQIADLTKAQVILRGTA from the coding sequence ATGCACCCGCTTGATCCGCCCCAGCTCATTACCCTAGATGCCGTCGGCACCCTCTTTGGCTTACAGGAATCTGTGGGCACAGTCTATGGTCGCTTTGCGGCTGAAGTCGGGGTTCAGGTTGATCCAGCAGCCTTGGATGTGGCCTTCTTTAAGGCCTTTAAGGCGGCTCCTCCCTGCGCCTTCCCTGAGCTTGAGGTTTCACAACGGGCAGAGGCAGAATTGCGGTGGTGGCAAGGGGTTGCGGCAGAGACATTTCGCCGCGCGGGGGTCTTGGATCAATTTGTTGATTTTGAGACGTTTTTTGCCCCTGTCTTTGCCTACTACGCTACCGCTGAACCCTGGTGCCTTTATGAGGATGTTTTGCCTGCTTTGGAGAATTGGCAAGCGCAGGATATTCCCCTGATGGTGGTGTCCAATTTTGATAGCCGTCTCTATGGGGTTCTTGAGGCCTTGGGGTTAGCCCGTTTTTTCCAGGCGGTGTGGATTTCCAGTGAGGTGGGGGCAGCGAAACCGGATCGGTTGATCTTTGAGCGGGCAGTGGCTTCCTATGGGGCCTCCCAAGTCTGGCACATTGGCGACAGTTGGGAGGGGGATGTCCGCGGTGCTCAAGGAGCGGGTTTGCAGGCCATTTGGCTGCGGCGCGATCGCCCCTTGCTGCCAGAACCAGCCCTCAACGAGCCCCTAGCCGTGCCCCAAATTGCTGACCTCACAAAGGCGCAAGTTATACTGAGGGGGACAGCATGA
- the psb29 gene encoding photosystem II biogenesis protein Psp29, which produces MQNPRTVSDTKRAFYAAYTRPIHSIYRRFIEELLVEIHLLRVNVDFRYSPLFALGVVTAFDQFMEGYQPEGDGNRIFHALCVAEEMNPQQLKEDAASWQQYQGRPLSQILGELNSGQPSAPLNSLNHAGKYSRLHAVGLYAFLQELAGELTVNLNEILDQLAPVIQLPIEKVKRDLELYRSNLDKINQARSLMRELVEQERKRRAQQTSAPPAVDASSDAPA; this is translated from the coding sequence GTGCAAAATCCTCGAACTGTCTCTGATACCAAACGCGCCTTTTATGCGGCTTACACGCGACCGATTCACTCGATCTACCGTCGCTTCATTGAAGAACTGCTTGTCGAAATCCATCTGTTGCGCGTCAATGTAGATTTTCGCTACTCTCCCCTCTTTGCTCTTGGGGTTGTTACTGCCTTTGACCAGTTTATGGAGGGTTATCAGCCCGAGGGCGATGGCAACCGTATTTTTCATGCCCTCTGTGTTGCTGAGGAAATGAACCCGCAACAGCTGAAGGAGGATGCCGCCAGTTGGCAACAGTACCAAGGCCGCCCCTTGAGTCAAATCCTTGGTGAACTCAACAGTGGCCAACCCAGTGCCCCCCTCAACAGCCTCAACCACGCGGGCAAATATAGCCGCCTTCATGCCGTGGGACTCTATGCCTTCCTGCAAGAGCTGGCAGGAGAACTGACAGTCAACCTCAACGAAATACTGGATCAACTGGCTCCTGTGATCCAACTGCCCATTGAGAAAGTCAAGCGCGATCTCGAACTCTACCGCAGTAACCTCGACAAAATCAATCAGGCTCGCAGTTTGATGAGGGAACTTGTGGAGCAGGAACGCAAGCGCCGTGCTCAGCAGACCTCCGCGCCACCCGCTGTGGATGCCAGTTCCGATGCACCCGCTTGA
- a CDS encoding DUF309 domain-containing protein: MMHSELALAIAQFNSGEFYACHDTLEALWLEASEPEGTFYQGLLQIAVACYHLSRGNQRGAILLLAEGRRRLEQCDPDYQGLDLAAFLAGVAELQAQLHLAKTPLDSAPKIQLHLPVAESLDQA, translated from the coding sequence ATGATGCATTCGGAGCTTGCCCTAGCTATTGCCCAATTTAATAGCGGCGAATTCTATGCCTGCCATGACACCCTCGAAGCTCTCTGGCTAGAGGCCAGTGAACCTGAGGGCACGTTTTACCAAGGCCTGCTGCAAATTGCTGTCGCCTGCTATCACCTGAGTCGGGGCAACCAGCGGGGGGCAATTTTACTCTTGGCGGAAGGACGGCGTCGCCTTGAACAGTGTGATCCTGACTACCAGGGTTTAGACTTAGCAGCCTTCCTAGCAGGAGTGGCCGAGTTACAAGCGCAGCTTCACCTCGCAAAAACTCCCCTTGACTCAGCGCCCAAAATTCAGTTGCATCTTCCTGTTGCTGAATCCCTAGATCAAGCCTAG
- a CDS encoding glycosyltransferase family 4 protein yields the protein MKVIHLNCFDIIGGAARAAYRIHHALRRVGVDSWLWVDVAASGDWTVEGPTTNFGKGLAILRRALGRGLVKSVLKTGNPILHSPAFLPSGRVRALNSSDADILHLHWVQGEMLSIEDIGRLRKPVVWTLHDMWAFCGAEHYTEDHRWREGYRHNNRPSYERGFDLNRWTWTRKRKCWKHPIHIVTPSRWLAQCVQESALMHEWPLSVIPNPIDTERWQPLETNLARELFGLPKGTPLLLFGAMGGGRDPRKGFDLLLKAIQHLRSELPELQLVIFGELCPRKPPDLGFSMNYVGHLADDLSLRILYSAADVMIVPSRLEAFGQTTSEAHACGTPVVAFNTSGLRDIVLHKETGYLAQPFDPEDLARGIQWVLSDSERHLQLRKNARARAVDCFASEIVAAKYLQVYEAALNDSSS from the coding sequence ATGAAAGTCATTCATCTCAACTGCTTCGATATCATTGGCGGCGCCGCTCGTGCGGCCTATCGGATTCATCACGCTTTAAGGCGGGTGGGCGTCGATTCCTGGCTGTGGGTTGATGTTGCCGCCTCTGGCGACTGGACGGTGGAGGGGCCAACGACAAACTTCGGTAAAGGATTGGCCATACTGCGCCGCGCGCTTGGCAGGGGACTGGTCAAGTCAGTACTTAAAACCGGCAACCCGATTCTTCATTCCCCGGCGTTCCTTCCATCCGGCAGGGTCCGTGCACTGAATAGCTCTGACGCCGACATTTTGCACCTGCATTGGGTACAGGGGGAAATGCTGTCTATTGAAGATATTGGCCGGCTGCGTAAACCCGTGGTGTGGACGTTACATGACATGTGGGCCTTTTGCGGAGCTGAACATTACACTGAAGATCATCGTTGGCGTGAGGGCTACAGGCATAACAACCGGCCTAGCTATGAGAGAGGATTTGATCTCAACCGCTGGACCTGGACGCGTAAGCGCAAGTGTTGGAAGCATCCCATCCACATCGTTACCCCCAGTCGTTGGCTGGCGCAGTGCGTGCAAGAAAGTGCGTTGATGCACGAGTGGCCATTGAGCGTGATCCCAAATCCTATTGATACCGAACGGTGGCAGCCGCTCGAGACAAACTTGGCGCGAGAACTGTTTGGTTTGCCTAAGGGTACGCCCTTGCTTCTATTTGGTGCAATGGGGGGAGGGCGGGACCCAAGGAAGGGGTTCGATCTTCTGCTTAAGGCAATTCAGCATTTACGCAGCGAACTTCCAGAGCTGCAATTGGTAATCTTTGGCGAACTCTGCCCTAGGAAACCTCCTGATCTTGGCTTTTCGATGAACTATGTCGGGCATTTAGCTGACGATTTAAGCTTACGCATTTTGTATAGCGCGGCTGATGTAATGATAGTTCCATCACGGCTAGAGGCATTTGGCCAGACTACATCCGAAGCCCACGCCTGTGGCACGCCTGTTGTTGCCTTCAACACCTCTGGTTTGCGCGATATCGTCTTGCACAAAGAGACGGGCTATCTGGCTCAGCCGTTTGATCCAGAAGATCTGGCACGGGGCATTCAGTGGGTGCTTTCGGATTCAGAGCGCCATCTACAGCTTCGAAAAAACGCACGGGCTCGTGCGGTCGACTGCTTTGCTAGTGAAATCGTTGCTGCAAAATATCTACAGGTCTATGAGGCTGCCCTAAATGACTCAAGCTCATGA
- a CDS encoding bifunctional 2-polyprenyl-6-hydroxyphenol methylase/3-demethylubiquinol 3-O-methyltransferase UbiG, translated as MADLTQWISADELPLIKLEERQWLAQVFERFGGYPDLEQMWGLMDEAWVSLGCDAEVMDASVDAFYRHPVWLLNGLFIEQHNQSREYREQFKDWVAKHSPNRVAEFGGGFGTLARMIGLALPDALIEVIEPHPHLLAIARAEKTANVRYQTEMLGEYDILLAIDVFEHVPDPLQLVYETAQHLRIGGRYLIANCFFPVIRCHLPQTFHFRYSWNQVLRALGLQPAEKVAYGRAFVRCDRLDLVAARKVEQQSLMLWRFTQHLPGGLARLLRYVLTTV; from the coding sequence ATGGCTGATTTGACGCAGTGGATTTCCGCCGATGAGTTGCCATTGATTAAGCTCGAAGAGCGCCAATGGTTGGCCCAAGTTTTTGAACGCTTTGGAGGTTATCCAGATTTGGAACAGATGTGGGGCTTGATGGACGAGGCTTGGGTATCTCTGGGATGCGACGCCGAGGTGATGGATGCCTCAGTTGATGCTTTCTATCGTCATCCAGTCTGGCTGCTAAATGGCCTGTTTATTGAGCAGCATAACCAAAGCCGGGAATATCGTGAGCAATTTAAGGATTGGGTTGCAAAGCATTCTCCTAACCGTGTGGCGGAGTTTGGGGGTGGATTCGGTACCCTGGCACGTATGATTGGACTAGCACTCCCCGATGCGTTGATTGAGGTAATCGAGCCCCATCCGCATCTATTGGCGATCGCCCGCGCGGAAAAAACTGCGAATGTCCGCTACCAAACGGAAATGCTCGGAGAGTATGATATTCTCTTGGCAATTGATGTTTTTGAACATGTGCCGGATCCACTGCAACTGGTGTATGAGACAGCACAACACCTTCGCATTGGTGGGCGTTACTTAATTGCTAACTGTTTCTTCCCAGTCATACGTTGCCACCTGCCGCAAACTTTTCACTTTCGCTATTCTTGGAATCAAGTTCTACGAGCTTTAGGCTTGCAACCAGCCGAGAAGGTAGCCTATGGTCGTGCATTCGTTCGCTGTGACCGATTGGACCTTGTGGCAGCCCGCAAGGTTGAACAGCAGTCGTTGATGCTTTGGCGATTTACCCAACACCTGCCTGGTGGACTGGCCCGTCTACTTAGGTACGTGCTCACCACTGTTTGA
- a CDS encoding hemolytic protein HlpA has product MPDFHLTTPVAFIIFNRPDTTERVFAEIAKARPPKLLVVGDGPRVNRQDEAEKVAAARAVVERVDWECEVLTNFSETNLGCKQRVSSGINWVFSQVEEAIILEDDCLPDQTFFRFCQELLERYRHDQRIGMISGNNFQFGRRRNGDSYYFSKYTHIWGWATWRDRWVGSYDIAMSKWPRIRDEGWLVDMVGNASEARYWKNIFESVYRGEIDTWDYQWTFANWVEGRLTILPATNLISNIGFGPNATHTRRTSELANMARVPMNFPLVHPVGVIRNNQADRFSNVKCFQGPFVKRVYNKLAGLGGSLRKRYSRC; this is encoded by the coding sequence ATGCCCGACTTTCATTTGACCACGCCGGTCGCCTTTATCATCTTCAACCGTCCGGACACCACCGAGCGTGTCTTTGCCGAGATCGCCAAGGCCAGGCCGCCGAAATTATTGGTGGTTGGCGATGGCCCACGCGTTAATCGACAAGACGAGGCCGAAAAGGTTGCCGCCGCCCGCGCCGTCGTTGAACGCGTGGATTGGGAGTGCGAAGTGCTGACCAATTTCTCCGAGACAAACCTCGGTTGCAAGCAGCGCGTCTCCAGCGGCATCAACTGGGTTTTTTCACAGGTGGAAGAAGCCATCATCCTCGAGGACGATTGCCTGCCCGACCAAACATTTTTCCGGTTTTGCCAGGAACTACTGGAACGCTATCGCCACGACCAGCGCATTGGTATGATCAGCGGCAACAACTTCCAGTTCGGTCGTCGTCGCAATGGCGACAGTTATTACTTCTCGAAATACACGCACATCTGGGGCTGGGCGACATGGCGTGACCGGTGGGTCGGTAGCTACGACATCGCAATGTCCAAATGGCCACGCATCCGCGATGAAGGCTGGCTAGTCGATATGGTGGGCAATGCAAGCGAAGCGCGTTACTGGAAAAACATTTTCGAGTCGGTATATCGCGGTGAAATTGATACCTGGGATTATCAGTGGACTTTTGCGAATTGGGTTGAGGGTCGGCTAACCATCCTACCAGCAACAAACCTGATCTCGAATATCGGCTTCGGTCCTAATGCTACTCATACGAGGAGGACAAGCGAATTGGCCAATATGGCTCGCGTGCCGATGAATTTTCCTTTGGTGCACCCTGTAGGAGTAATCAGGAATAACCAGGCCGATAGGTTCAGCAATGTCAAATGTTTTCAGGGACCATTTGTTAAGCGTGTTTACAATAAACTTGCCGGGTTAGGAGGAAGCTTACGCAAGCGCTATAGCCGCTGCTGA
- a CDS encoding glycosyltransferase family 2 protein, translating to MMELVHILLPVYNRRAVTEKFIECLCAQSYRNYHLLLIDDGSTDGTSEMVSERINNLTVLRGVGDWWWAGSLQQGIEWLKRNAADDDVVLFINDDVTFGPEFLMKAVELLQGYRGMLLPQVLNTRSGCIEESGVEADLRKLTFKTASSPERINCLPTRGLFMYLSVIKQVGDFFPGCSPTICLIMSTLYALIEWAFLYGHHQS from the coding sequence ATGATGGAATTAGTGCATATCCTGTTGCCGGTGTACAACAGGCGTGCAGTCACAGAAAAATTCATAGAGTGCCTTTGTGCGCAGTCATACAGGAATTATCATCTACTTCTAATTGATGATGGCTCTACAGACGGCACAAGTGAAATGGTTAGCGAAAGAATCAACAATCTGACTGTCCTTCGCGGTGTGGGCGATTGGTGGTGGGCTGGTAGCTTGCAGCAGGGGATTGAGTGGCTAAAGCGCAACGCTGCCGACGATGATGTCGTCTTATTCATTAATGACGATGTGACATTTGGCCCCGAGTTTCTCATGAAAGCTGTGGAGTTGCTTCAGGGGTACCGTGGCATGCTACTTCCGCAAGTGCTGAACACCAGGAGTGGATGCATAGAAGAATCAGGTGTCGAGGCAGATTTGAGAAAACTCACATTCAAGACAGCGTCAAGTCCTGAACGCATCAATTGCCTGCCTACGCGGGGATTGTTCATGTATCTGTCGGTAATAAAGCAGGTGGGTGATTTTTTCCCAGGCTGCTCCCCCACTATCTGTCTGATTATGAGTACACTATACGCGCTTATAGAATGGGCATTCCTCTACGGACATCACCAGAGCTGA